One Calditerrivibrio sp. DNA window includes the following coding sequences:
- a CDS encoding sigma 54-interacting transcriptional regulator, which translates to MREEELTFDQMKIILDNLYNGVYLADGEGNTIYVNKTFEEMSGIPFKELQGRNLYDLVYKYKYFTGSATLIVLQTKREATATYRTITNKNFLVKGKPVFDQNNTIKYVVNTIWDLTNIIYNNVIDHDTVKNFKLNQNNLISSNKKMNDIIDIAVKIAPTDCTVLLTGETGVGKSLIAEVIHNLSNRKDAPFVKINCGAIPENLLESELFGYEPGAFTGANPKGKKGLIETANNGTLFLDEISELPYSLQSKLLTFLQDKEFIKVGGHKPIKANVRIISASNSDLYKLTKEGKFREDLFYRLNVVSLNLPALRERKEDIPLLTNFFVEKYNIKYNFNKKISNEVIEYFCQTPWEGNIRELENTIERLILLSKTELITMNDLKNINFTNILSKMENKNSLKETLDALEKQILLNEKNSGKTTREIAKALGISQSKVVRLFKKHNIC; encoded by the coding sequence ATGAGAGAAGAAGAACTAACTTTTGACCAGATGAAAATCATATTGGACAATCTATATAATGGGGTATATCTGGCCGATGGTGAAGGTAACACTATTTACGTGAATAAAACCTTTGAAGAAATGTCTGGTATCCCTTTTAAAGAGTTACAAGGGAGAAATCTCTATGACCTTGTATATAAATATAAATATTTTACAGGTTCAGCTACTCTAATTGTTTTACAAACCAAAAGAGAAGCAACTGCTACCTATAGAACAATCACAAATAAAAATTTCTTAGTCAAAGGTAAACCTGTTTTCGATCAAAACAATACAATAAAATATGTAGTAAACACCATCTGGGATCTAACAAACATCATATATAATAACGTCATAGATCACGATACCGTTAAAAATTTCAAGCTTAACCAAAACAATCTCATATCATCCAATAAAAAGATGAATGATATTATAGACATAGCAGTTAAAATAGCCCCCACAGATTGCACCGTTTTACTTACAGGGGAGACAGGAGTAGGCAAATCACTTATTGCAGAAGTAATCCATAACCTTAGCAACAGAAAAGATGCCCCCTTTGTAAAGATCAATTGCGGTGCAATACCTGAAAACCTCCTTGAATCTGAACTCTTTGGATATGAACCCGGTGCCTTTACAGGAGCTAATCCCAAAGGGAAAAAAGGTCTTATAGAAACAGCAAACAATGGAACTTTATTCTTGGATGAGATATCAGAACTACCTTACAGTCTCCAATCAAAGCTTTTGACATTTTTACAGGACAAAGAGTTTATCAAAGTCGGTGGCCACAAACCTATAAAAGCAAATGTAAGAATCATTTCAGCCTCTAATAGTGATCTCTATAAGCTCACCAAAGAGGGGAAATTTAGGGAAGATCTCTTTTACAGACTTAATGTTGTAAGCCTTAACCTACCAGCATTGAGAGAACGAAAAGAGGATATACCTCTATTAACCAATTTTTTTGTGGAAAAGTATAACATAAAATACAATTTCAACAAAAAAATTTCAAATGAAGTTATCGAATACTTCTGTCAAACCCCCTGGGAAGGTAACATAAGGGAACTTGAAAACACCATAGAAAGATTAATTCTACTCTCCAAAACCGAATTAATAACAATGAATGATCTTAAAAATATCAATTTCACCAATATACTTTCGAAAATGGAGAATAAAAATAGCCTAAAAGAAACTCTTGATGCCTTAGAAAAACAGATTTTACTAAACGAAAAAAACTCTGGCAAAACAACAAGAGAAATAGCTAAAGCACTCGGTATCAGCCAATCTAAAGTAGTAAGATTATTTAAGAAACACAACATATGTTGA